CAGCAGGTGTTGCCGCTGGTGTAGTAGCAGCAGGAGTTGTCGATTTAGCAGGTGCCGGGGCAATATTTCCGCCTGGTACCGCTGTGTTCTGAGCTTTATCAACATTGACACTGTTAATTCCAGCGCCTGCATCACTTCCGCCTACAACGATATAAGAAGCAAGCGAAATCAAAATAACGGTACTCGCAAGTCCCCATGTAATTTGTTCCAGCAAGTCGGTGGTTTTCTTAACGCCGAACATTTGTGTAGTTCCAGCTCCGCTAAACTCACTTGAAAGTCCTCCCCCTTTTGAATTTTGAACCAAAACAACGAGAATCAATAAAACTGCTACAATCGCAACCAGAATAATCAAACCCAAATACATGCCTTAATATAATTAATAATGAATGAATGATCGAATGTGTGAATGGTATCTTGCTCAGATATCCTTAATAGACGCCACGATACAACTCGCTTAATTTTTTTGCAAAGTAATTTCTTTTTTCCGGTTTTTTCAAGATCAATTTTTGATAGAGATCAATTGCCTTCTCAATTTTGCCCTGCCGGATTAAAATTTTTGCAAATGCTTCGGTTTCAATACTTCCGCTGCCGGATTCTGCGACCCTTCCGCTCAAATCAATGGATACTGGTTCCAGATTGGCTTCCTGACGCTGAATACGCGGATTTTTTTTCATGAAACCCTCAATAATCTGCTGCTGCCTGCGCTGCTCCTCGGATTTTTGAGATTGCTGGGGCGCAGCTTCCTGCTCCACAATACTGATTAATATATCCTCACCATTTTGCGGGACCGCTTTGTCTTGTGCTTCAATTACTTGCTCAATGTTCACGGAAGCATCATAACGCTCCGTGTCATTCTCGACAAGCTGCTGTAAAGCCACGCGGCTCAATGCATAAGCAGCAGCACGCGGACGGGTTTCGTCCAGTTTCTCAGCGGAGGCCACGCTGGATGCCTTCGCTAAAAGAGAGTAGGAGATCTGGCAAAAAGGAAATGCTTTGATCGTAGCTTCCAGTTGAGGGATCACATCTGCACCAACCGCATGCGGGCGTTTTACCAATTGGCTGAATGTATCCTTGTCAATGATTGCCATGAAAATGTGCGGGTGTTAATTTTGAAATAAGAAGATGAAATTAGGTAAAATGAATGTCTCTTACCAGTCTGCGGCCGATTTATTGAAGATCTGCTGGACAATGTTTTCCCGGATAGTAGGCAATAGCCGCGCTTCGTTCTGGTTAAGTGTCTGATCCTGTGGGAAATCGGCGTAGTAGGTGAAGGACTGGTCAAAATTTTTGGTTTCGTCCTTCGCATTGGTGTATCGCACCTGCACGGTCACGTTCAACCGGTTAAGGCCGGCTTGGTCATTGGCCGTAGGCGCAGCCGCCAGTACATCATACCCTGTAATGGAACCTTCCAATACCAAATCGCCTCCTCCCGGCTGACTGACAAGGCTGGTATTTCGCTGAAAATATTCTTTGAGTTCTTCTGTAAGCCTTTGCGGCAGATCGGAAGGGCCACCCGCCGTTCCCATCGTAAAATTGAGTACGCTGAACGTCTTGATGTCAGGGGATAAATTGGTCCCGGTAAAGGAATACACGCCGCATCCTGAAATAAAAACGGAACAATGTAAAAAGAAAAGCACCAAAACCCAGTTTTTGGCAGTCAGGTACCGGCTTACCTTGTTGTTATTCTTCAATGTCATACTGTTTAATCTTCCTGTATAACGTCCTTTCTGATATGCCCAATGCGTTGGCAGCATATTTTCGTTTGTTATTGTTCTTGCGCAGCGCCTTAATGATCATTTCTTTCTCTTTGTCTTCCAGCGAAAGCGATTCTTCCTCGGCAGTAACATGTACCACGTCCTCGATTTCACTTCTTTCGTCCGAATATCTGTCCAGGTCAACCGTCCTGGAAGGTGGAGGGGAAAGCAGGCGTGCCGGCTCTATAGTAGGAGTATGCGGTGTGGATTCGGTGTTGTTCAATGAACTGAAAAGCTCCTGGTGATCTTTCAAGATATCGCCACCATACTTTTCATTTTCGAGCACATTCCTGACCAGTTTTTTCAGCTCGGTCATATCCCGGCGCATGTCGAATAAAACTTTGTAAAGTAATTCCCTCTCCGAAAACGATTCGCCTCTTTCTTCACCCGAACGCAACGTGATCAGCGCCTTGCGGCTTGCCGGTTGCACGGGGTTCAGGTAATGGTTAAGCGTTTCTCCTGTGATAGGTAGTTCTTTGTCTGTTTCGAGAATGGTGATCTGTTCAGCAATGTTTTTGAGCTGTCGGATATTGCCGGGAAAAGCATATTGCAGGAGCAAATCCCGTGCATCCGTATCCAGCCTGACAGGCTTGGTGCGGTATCTTTCAGAAAAATCATTCGTAAATTTCCTGAAAAGCAATAGAATGTCCTCGCCACGGTCCCTCAATGGCGGAACGTGAATGGGGACGGTATTTAACCGGTAATAAAGGTCTTCTCTGAATTTTCCGTTGTTGACCGCGTCCAGCAAATTGACATTGGTGGCTGCAACGACGCGGACATTGGTTTTAAGGACTTTGGAAGACCCTACCCGAATGTATTCACCGTTTTCAAGCACGCGAAGTAGCCTTGCTTGTGTTCCCAACGGCATTTCACCTACTTCATCCAGGAAAATTGTTCCTCCGTTTGTCGTTTCAAAATATCCTTTGCGGGAATCCAGAGCTCCGGTAAAAGCGCCTTTCTCATGTCCGAAAAGCTCTGAATCAATGGTACCTTCGGGAATGGCGCCACAGTTGATCGCAATGAACGGTCCGTGCTTTCGTGAACTAAGGCTATGTATGATCTTTGAAAATGATTCTTTCCCGCTTCCGCTTTCTCCGGTGATCAATACGGTCAGGTCTGTCGCAGCCACCTGGACTGCCACATTAATCGCATGATTCAGCCCCGGCGAAGTACCAATGATGCCGAAACGATTTTTTATGGCTTGTATTTCTGATAAATTCATGAAACTGGCTGATGGCTGTGAGCTAAGGCAGGTTCTTTTTCGACTGCATACCCACGCAGCGTTGCAGTAGTGCATTCAGTGATCATTACATTCACATAATCACCCTTTTTGAAATTTTCTCTCGGGAAAATTACTTTTTTATTCTGGTCATTTCTTCCAATAAAATCGTCCTCTGAACGCTTGGACGTGCCTTCAACAAGTATTTTTTGAATGGTGCCAATGAGCCTTTGGTTACGCTCCATTGAAATTCTCTGCTGTACGTCAATGATTTCCGCCAATCGCTTTTGTTTGATCTCAGCAGGAATATCATCGGCGAATTTTTTGGCAGCCAATGTTCCCGGACGCTCTGAATACGCAAACATATAACCGAAGTCGAATTTGACATATTCGAGCAGCGACACCGAATCCTGGTGTTCTTCGTCGGTTTCAGTGCAGAAACCAGTGATCATATCATGCGAAATCCCACAGTCATCACCCAAAATCCTTCTGATGCTGTCGATTCTATCCAGGTACCATTCCCTGTCATAGGTACGGTTCATGATTTCCAGTACCCGGCTGTTGCCACTCTGAGCGGGAAGGTGAATGTATTTACAGATGTTGTCGTACTTTTTGATCGTATACAAAACCTCGTCGGTAATGTCTTTGGGATGGGAGGTACTGAACCTGACGCGCAGCTCTGGACTCACCTGGGCCACCATTTCTAATAATCCGGCAAAGTTGACGTGAACCTGAGTCTGCGAATTGACATTCTGCGCTTCGGAAACAGCAGTAACACCCTGCTGGCCTGTCCATTTGTAGCTATCCACATTCTGGCCCAGCAGCGTGACTTCACGATACCCATCATTAAAAAGCTGTTCTGCTTCCTTTACGATAGAATACGGGTCGCGGCTACGTTCGCGGCCACGCGTGAATGGTACCACACAAAAGCTGCACATATTGTCGCAGCCGCGCATGATCGAAATGAATGCGGTTACGCCATTGGAATTCAGCCGGATAGGGGATATGTCTGCGTATGTTTCTTCTTTGGAGAGAAATACATTAACACCTTTCTGGCCTGTTTCAGCCTCTTCCACCAGTCGTGGCAGATCGCGATAGGCATCGGGGCCCGTTACAATGTCAACCATTTTCTCCTCGTCCAACAGCTTGGCTTTCAGTCTTTCGGCCATGCAACCCAAAATACCTATCAATGTACCTGGTCTGCGTTTTTTGATCATATTGAGCTCCGTGAGCCTCTTCCTGACTTTCCTCTCCGCATTATCACGGATCGAACATGTATTTAGAAAAAGCACATCGGCATTGTCAGCGTCCGAAGTGGTTGCATACCCTGCTTCACGCATTACGGACGCTACAATTTCACTGTCAGAGAAATTCATCTGACAGCCATAACTTTCTATAAACAATCGTTTTTTACCCGAAACAGGCTCATTCTCAGAAACACGCACGATTTCACACGCCTCTTTATCCGCCTCGGTCAGTATTTTTAATGTATCTGCAATTCTGTGTTCCATGGGAAGGGGTATTAATCTCAAATTTCTGCGGGACAAACAAAATTAACCTGATCGTTCAGGCTCAAAAAAGCACCGCAGAATTACAAATATAGGAAGAAATAAGAGAAAACTGACAAACTGTCATAGCCTGAAAGGGTACAAACTTCACTGTCAAAAAGGATAGCCGACACCCAGATTGATATTCAGGAAATTGGACCGGGTCCTGTTGAAAAGCTTATTGAATTGCAATTCATCCAGTACAAATCGCTGTAAAGCAGGATCATATACCTTAATCCCGAAGTCAAATCTGAGTATGAAAAAGGATAGGTCATATCTTATCCCAAACCCGGTACCGACCGCGATTTCTCTCAAAAACTTGTTTGCTTCAAATTTTTGCGGTTCTGTTGCAGTGCTGTTCAAGCTCCACACATTACCGGCATCCAGAAATATAGCGTAATTGATATCTCCGAAAAATTTGGCAAGATACCCGCGCCATTCCAGATTCCCTTCCAATAGAAACTCGCCCGGCGATTCAATGGTCAGGCCGGTGGGGGTTTTTCGAGGCACCGAAGAGCCGGGTCCCAGGCGGCGTGGAAGCCACGCGCGAAGACTATTAGAGCCGCCTGCGAAAAAATACTTTTCATAAGGCGGGACCTTGTTATCCCCATAACTGTAAATAGCACCGGAATTTACTCTTGCCACAAAAGCAGAACGCCTTCCTGTTGGCCAGTAGCGCCGATAATCAGCATTCCAGCGGACGTATTTATAAAATTGCAGACTGTCGCCAAATACACTTTTGATCAGATTCTCTTGCTTTGGAAGAATGTTGAGTGACGTTCCACCCGATTCCAGGGTGATCCGGAAATAATGTGCATTTTTTTGCGGGCCGATCAGCGAATTAGTGTTGTAGGTAAAATTAAAATTGATATCGGATACAAAAGATCTTCGGAAACTGGTATAAAGGTTATTTCCCTGATCACGCAGTTCATTCAGCAGGTCCTGGAAATCTGAACGGATGTTCTGCGTGTTCAGAATGTTGAGGTCAACCAGGGAAACATTGAACAGCGTTGTATTAGTAGGCTGCCAGGAATAGTTCAGGGCCACTTTTACATTGGTACGGGTGTACTCAGGCCGGTTAACATAGTTATAGCCCAGACCAACCTGGGTACGGGGATTGTATCCGGCAGACTGTTTTTGAAATAGATTTCCAGGTGTGAGCAGCCGCGGGAAGATCAATGACGTGTTCAGCCCGATTTCCTCACTTCTGTATATTTGCTGATTACCCAGAAATCCGGGAACCAACTCAATACCACCTCTCAAATTGGCCTCAAAATTTTCCAATCCATTGAACACATTGCGGATTTTATATGACAGGTTCGCAAATGGTCCCGGCGTGCCTTGCAACTGAATTACATTGAGGCCGACGTCTGTCGAAATCTGATATTTTTCGAGTGGAATAACCCTGAAATAGCTATGAATGCCCTTCCCGGTAGAGTCTAGAGTGTAGTTATAGTTAACAAACCGGAACTGATCGGTCAGGGAAAGCTGCTGCTGCGTATCTCTTTCCTTTTTCTGACTATAGAAAGCGCCGGGGCGCACCTGGATTTTACTATCGAGTATTTTAGTTGAAAATCTTTTATCTGAAAAAATATACCTGATACCCTGATAACGGGTCGTATCCTTTCTGAAAAGTGAGTCTGGCGAACCGGAAGGCGGCAAAACTTCGAAATTGACAGACTTTACCACGTACCTGTCCGGCTTGTTTCCCTGAGTAGGCACATCCACCCGCACCTTTACGTCTACGGATTTAAAAAGGCTGTCTGTCAATGGATTAGTGATGGTGTCATTTACGAGGTAGGTTACATTTTGTCGCGAAAAGCCCATATAGCCTTCATTCCGCAAAAGCGTTTCGATCCTTACCCTTTCTTCCTCGAACGAGTCGCCGTCGTACCTCTTCTTTCCTGTTAGCACCGCGTCTTTGGAGTTGGCAGTGATAATGCTGTCAGCAAAATAGTTTTTGATCTGATATGATACATTCCGGATCATGGTAGGCCGGCTTTCGGTGACCAGGTAGTTAACCCTAATCCTGTTGAAAATGGTATCTGGCTTATACCCAACACTGGCCTGGAAAAAGCCATTGTTATATAGGTATTTCTGCATTTTTTCCGCATTTTGGGCAACCTCGCCCAAGTCAAAATATACCGGGGCTTCTCCCAAAACGCGCATCCAGAAATTTCCCTGCACAGCCCGCGTCTGCGCTTTTTCCAACTTTTTGGCATATCGCCGCTGTATCTTTTCCAGCTTTCGGGGTGAATTTTCGTGAATGCGAGATTCTTTCTGATAATTTTGCGTGACTTCAATTACTTTTCGCTGTTTCTCTTCCCGGTTGTAGAACAGTTCACCGAAACGGTACAATCCAACATATGGGAAAAAAGGGAGGCCGAGAAGTCGTCTGTTAGGTTTTTGAGGAATCAATGCATCAAGCTCCGAATCATTGACCGCATGATTGCCTTTGATCGAAGAAGTACCAAGAAAATAACTTTTGGTTGGTGAAGTAGACTTGGGTGCGCAGGAAAACAATCCTATCGACACGAGGAAAATAAACCAGCTGTATGTAATCCTACAATTAATATTCAATGCTGTCGAAAAATCGTATAAAGTATATCAACTCGCTTAAAATCAAGAAGTACCGGCAGCAGCACGGGGCGTTTATGGTAGAAGGTGCCAAAAGTGTGCTCGAACTGCTGGATTCTGATTTTGAAACCGAGGTTGTATTAGCCACAAAGGAATTTCAGCAAAAATACTCAAGTATTTTAACCCGGCACAACACTCCCATAGAAACGGCGACCGTTCAGGAGCTGGAAGGGCTCGGTTCTTTCCAAACCAACGACTCTTGCCTTGCTGTTGCTAAAACGAAGCAAAATGAGTTTTTGTCTCTCAAAGATTCCGAATATATGCTTATTCTGGATGATGTCCGCGATCCTGGAAACCTCGGTACCATCATCAGGGTGGCCGATTGGTACGGTATTAGTAAAATTGTCTGCTCCAAAGACACCACGGATATTTATAATCCAAAGGTGATCGCGGCCAGTAAAGGTTCTTTTACGCGGGTCAATATTTTCTACACTGATCTTGCCTATTATATTAAGGAAAACACCGCCGGAAAAAGTATAGTAGGGGCTTTTCTGGGCGGTGAATCACTGTATGACTTTCAATTTTCGAAAAATGGCGGATACATTATCATGGGTAATGAATCCAATGGCATTGGTGACGAGGTAGAAAAGCTGGTTACTCAAAAAGTGACTATTCCGAGAATTGGAGAGGCTGAATCTTTGAATGTGGGCATTGCCACTGCCATTATGCTGGATAATATGCGCCGACAAGTTTCGGCAAAACGTTGAAAAAGAAGGGCTGATTATTCGTGGGCAGCCTTATGCGATAACTCCTCGGCGAATTCTTTTCCCAGGTAATTATCTATAAAGTAATGGGCGATGTAAAGGATCGGTGTAAGCAATATTGCAACCACACCTTTATATAAATAGTTGATCGTTCCCACTGCAAAAATCTGTTTCAAGTCCCAGTTGCCAAACACGTAGAATGCGATAGTGATCACGACAAAGCTATCGACCAACTGCGAAAACATGGTAGAGCCCGTAGCACGAAGCCATATAAACTTGCTTCCGGTTTTTCGGCGCAGCCATGAAAATACGAAAACGTCGAGCAGCTGGCCTAATAAAAACGCTACAATGGAGCCGATCATTATACCTAATCCCTGGTTGAAAATCTTGGAAAAGGCATCGTTAATGTTGAAAACATTACCCTGTTTGTCGGTATTGTTAAGGTCCAGCCAAAACTGGGCGGGAGGCAACTGAGTGGCGGCAAGAATGGTAATAAATGTATAAGCAATAAAACAGGCGGTCAGAAAAGAGATCCTTTTTACACCTTTTCTGCCAAAATATTCATTGATGATATCGGAAGTGATGAACACTACCGGCCAGTTCACAACGCCTGCCGTCATATTAAAGTCCAGGCGCTGGCCGCCGATCAACAACTGGGCAGGAGCCACTCCCAGCAGCGTTTCTACCGAAAATATTTTACCGCCGATGATCTCGGCAATCAATGCGTTAGTGAGGAATATCCCGCAAAGCAACAAAAATAGGCGTTGCCTTTTGGCTTCCTGAATGGTAGTATCCGGTATGGTCATTTATTTTGGCAGTGTTTACTGTCAGACAGGGCATTATGAAATGTGACCTGGCTTGCAGGTCAGGCAATTACATCTTCAACAGTGCGTGTGGATAAAACCCTCCTGTTTTCAAGAAAGTATTCCAGCTTATCCATAGCCTGGTTCAGCTCGTCCAATGTAGGAAGAAACACGATCCTGAAATGGTCATC
The genomic region above belongs to Dyadobacter pollutisoli and contains:
- the secG gene encoding preprotein translocase subunit SecG, whose translation is MYLGLIILVAIVAVLLILVVLVQNSKGGGLSSEFSGAGTTQMFGVKKTTDLLEQITWGLASTVILISLASYIVVGGSDAGAGINSVNVDKAQNTAVPGGNIAPAPAKSTTPAATTPAATPADSSK
- a CDS encoding LptE family protein, producing the protein MTLKNNNKVSRYLTAKNWVLVLFFLHCSVFISGCGVYSFTGTNLSPDIKTFSVLNFTMGTAGGPSDLPQRLTEELKEYFQRNTSLVSQPGGGDLVLEGSITGYDVLAAAPTANDQAGLNRLNVTVQVRYTNAKDETKNFDQSFTYYADFPQDQTLNQNEARLLPTIRENIVQQIFNKSAADW
- a CDS encoding sigma-54 interaction domain-containing protein; the encoded protein is MNLSEIQAIKNRFGIIGTSPGLNHAINVAVQVAATDLTVLITGESGSGKESFSKIIHSLSSRKHGPFIAINCGAIPEGTIDSELFGHEKGAFTGALDSRKGYFETTNGGTIFLDEVGEMPLGTQARLLRVLENGEYIRVGSSKVLKTNVRVVAATNVNLLDAVNNGKFREDLYYRLNTVPIHVPPLRDRGEDILLLFRKFTNDFSERYRTKPVRLDTDARDLLLQYAFPGNIRQLKNIAEQITILETDKELPITGETLNHYLNPVQPASRKALITLRSGEERGESFSERELLYKVLFDMRRDMTELKKLVRNVLENEKYGGDILKDHQELFSSLNNTESTPHTPTIEPARLLSPPPSRTVDLDRYSDERSEIEDVVHVTAEEESLSLEDKEKEMIIKALRKNNNKRKYAANALGISERTLYRKIKQYDIEE
- the miaB gene encoding tRNA (N6-isopentenyl adenosine(37)-C2)-methylthiotransferase MiaB, which codes for MEHRIADTLKILTEADKEACEIVRVSENEPVSGKKRLFIESYGCQMNFSDSEIVASVMREAGYATTSDADNADVLFLNTCSIRDNAERKVRKRLTELNMIKKRRPGTLIGILGCMAERLKAKLLDEEKMVDIVTGPDAYRDLPRLVEEAETGQKGVNVFLSKEETYADISPIRLNSNGVTAFISIMRGCDNMCSFCVVPFTRGRERSRDPYSIVKEAEQLFNDGYREVTLLGQNVDSYKWTGQQGVTAVSEAQNVNSQTQVHVNFAGLLEMVAQVSPELRVRFSTSHPKDITDEVLYTIKKYDNICKYIHLPAQSGNSRVLEIMNRTYDREWYLDRIDSIRRILGDDCGISHDMITGFCTETDEEHQDSVSLLEYVKFDFGYMFAYSERPGTLAAKKFADDIPAEIKQKRLAEIIDVQQRISMERNQRLIGTIQKILVEGTSKRSEDDFIGRNDQNKKVIFPRENFKKGDYVNVMITECTTATLRGYAVEKEPALAHSHQPVS
- the tamL gene encoding translocation and assembly module lipoprotein TamL, whose amino-acid sequence is MSIGLFSCAPKSTSPTKSYFLGTSSIKGNHAVNDSELDALIPQKPNRRLLGLPFFPYVGLYRFGELFYNREEKQRKVIEVTQNYQKESRIHENSPRKLEKIQRRYAKKLEKAQTRAVQGNFWMRVLGEAPVYFDLGEVAQNAEKMQKYLYNNGFFQASVGYKPDTIFNRIRVNYLVTESRPTMIRNVSYQIKNYFADSIITANSKDAVLTGKKRYDGDSFEEERVRIETLLRNEGYMGFSRQNVTYLVNDTITNPLTDSLFKSVDVKVRVDVPTQGNKPDRYVVKSVNFEVLPPSGSPDSLFRKDTTRYQGIRYIFSDKRFSTKILDSKIQVRPGAFYSQKKERDTQQQLSLTDQFRFVNYNYTLDSTGKGIHSYFRVIPLEKYQISTDVGLNVIQLQGTPGPFANLSYKIRNVFNGLENFEANLRGGIELVPGFLGNQQIYRSEEIGLNTSLIFPRLLTPGNLFQKQSAGYNPRTQVGLGYNYVNRPEYTRTNVKVALNYSWQPTNTTLFNVSLVDLNILNTQNIRSDFQDLLNELRDQGNNLYTSFRRSFVSDINFNFTYNTNSLIGPQKNAHYFRITLESGGTSLNILPKQENLIKSVFGDSLQFYKYVRWNADYRRYWPTGRRSAFVARVNSGAIYSYGDNKVPPYEKYFFAGGSNSLRAWLPRRLGPGSSVPRKTPTGLTIESPGEFLLEGNLEWRGYLAKFFGDINYAIFLDAGNVWSLNSTATEPQKFEANKFLREIAVGTGFGIRYDLSFFILRFDFGIKVYDPALQRFVLDELQFNKLFNRTRSNFLNINLGVGYPF
- a CDS encoding TrmH family RNA methyltransferase, with the translated sequence MLSKNRIKYINSLKIKKYRQQHGAFMVEGAKSVLELLDSDFETEVVLATKEFQQKYSSILTRHNTPIETATVQELEGLGSFQTNDSCLAVAKTKQNEFLSLKDSEYMLILDDVRDPGNLGTIIRVADWYGISKIVCSKDTTDIYNPKVIAASKGSFTRVNIFYTDLAYYIKENTAGKSIVGAFLGGESLYDFQFSKNGGYIIMGNESNGIGDEVEKLVTQKVTIPRIGEAESLNVGIATAIMLDNMRRQVSAKR
- a CDS encoding queuosine precursor transporter, coding for MTIPDTTIQEAKRQRLFLLLCGIFLTNALIAEIIGGKIFSVETLLGVAPAQLLIGGQRLDFNMTAGVVNWPVVFITSDIINEYFGRKGVKRISFLTACFIAYTFITILAATQLPPAQFWLDLNNTDKQGNVFNINDAFSKIFNQGLGIMIGSIVAFLLGQLLDVFVFSWLRRKTGSKFIWLRATGSTMFSQLVDSFVVITIAFYVFGNWDLKQIFAVGTINYLYKGVVAILLTPILYIAHYFIDNYLGKEFAEELSHKAAHE